The following coding sequences are from one Oncorhynchus kisutch isolate 150728-3 linkage group LG23, Okis_V2, whole genome shotgun sequence window:
- the crb2a gene encoding protein crumbs homolog 2a, translating into MEFGKISLNLKTVLLTMMMFKWGIFCTATSDKCLSGPCQNGATCVDTMDDYACLCPPRNEVRYMGKDCDELYNACSFAPCSDCTSTPGTSEYHCVCPEGFTGDNCTEEVDECHSNPCSFPHTECIDQVNRYFCRCPPGYGGEDCEERVPDCIDEPCLNNGTCILLQEGFECHCARGFDGEHCEEDVDECASHPCQNGAICMDGVAEFHCFCVPGFQGYNCEIDINECASRPCENNGTCINEKDRYKCQCLVGFTGVNCEVEIDECESNPCRNGATCHDLLGLYSCECLPGFEGTDCEVDIDECASDPCLNGAICQDKVDSYECDCEDTGFLGDHCEEDIPECASDPCQHGATCLEGVKEYTCLCWPGYEGENCEMDIDECAEQPCENDGECFERSDTSHWEMDWEFRFADAAGYLCQCPPGFAGENCSVNIDECESEPCQNRGSCEDQVNGYTCLCPEGFMGEICEINIDECESQPCLNGAWCEDGVASYTCHCPEAEPDKLPWGGHHCGIQLLGCVDQECQNGATCHPWLEEEEHGHTCLCPHGFYGELCSTPTTFSFSSPGFVLIMVTLEVEERRKRRHAEHHHHGKGVRLRFRTTLPDMVLFYRGDADSHLLLEIVGGGLRAKAFSEDAELEVAFSGLVSDGDWHDADVYVNEEEGLVFNLKGPGCDSEGCTVKDGGPNGPHFVPSEAFGHVYVGGAPRELLEHTKSGHGFVGCVEDLLIDFKDILPQNLPEEQANEMELGCSKTEWCEPDPCSGQGHCVDLWISHRCDCYRPYHGHSCADEFPSWTYSHEESVSYSAYDIGTDHGANFSVSFFLRSLKPDGLLFQLRRPGEDGEEGEAYFNVFLGMGRVLVSSVPESHPLTAPIVVTTGKKQLLHVEVQYGRVFFQHAGLRYGIGEVPEVEVHSGDLAYVGGLPREGENSEAWGGHFKGCLQDLRLDGAHLDVDAWNSTLNNSEGEVYFPADAENVEPGCISDNTCQPEPCQNGGDCTITWNGFACSCPVAFTGKTCETRVWCVSDPCVNGGHCVDLTDGYECVTNATFENNPVQYSAEGSLGSSLTHVYLELRTRSENAVLLRASHGAELLLVGLLDSSIRVEIHGGNSVEVLTFSGVRHVADGGWHRVSISMADPDSEASHWVITVDGITDASSTPEEAGALHFLNEEGAEVAIAESFTGCLGAVRVSGVYLPFVDDLHPPQPAHFHRTSDEEIRMGCMSEDVCHSDPCQNGAMCKDLFNKFDCVCKPGWEGENCEVDTDECASGPCVHGTCMDELAGFECVCNPGFGGVSCDEDLNECEEHGCENGGSCMDRVNSYTCECTDDYTGPLCQWTYPPLTCEEDVQCENGICHDGLWGANCTCVPGFAGERCETEIDECESNPCQNGGSCIDRVNRFWCVCLPGYSGLFCDTSKQPQKERVPWLVIAIPLVCLCVLLAVIGITFMVLTARKKRQSEGAYSPSTQEVAGARLEMDSMLKVPPEERLI; encoded by the exons CCCTCGCAACGAGGTCCGCTACATGGGCAAAGACTGCGACGAACTCTACAACGCCTGCTCCTTTGCCCCCTGCTCAGACTGCACCAGCACCCCTGGCACGTCCGAGTACCACTGTGTCTGCCCCGAAGGATTTACTGGGGACAACTGCACTGAGGAAGTGGACGAGTGCCATAGCAACCCTTGCTCTTTTCCCCACACAGAGTGCATCGACCAGGTCAACAGGTACTTCTGCCGATGTCCACCCGGCTACGGAGGAGAGGACTGTGAAGAGCGGGTGCCCGACTGCATCGACGAGCCGTGTCTGAACAATGGGACTTGTATACTGTTACAGGAGGGGTTTGAGTGTCACTGTGCACGGGGGTTTGACGGGGAGCATTGTGAAGAGGATGTGGATGAGTGTGCGTCCCATCCTTGCCAGAACGGCGCTATCTGCATGGACGGCGTGGCCGAGTTTCACTGTTTCTGTGTGCCAGGCTTCCAGGGCTATAATTGCGAGATCGACATCAATGAGTGCGCCTCGCGGCCCTGCGAGAATAATGGGACCTGTATCAACGAGAAGGACCGGTATAAATGCCAGTGCCTCGTAGGGTTTACAG GAGTGAATTGTGAGGTGGAGATAGATGAGTGCGAGTCCAACCCGTGCCGCAACGGAGCCACCTGCCATGACCTTCTTGGTCTGTACTCCTGTGAGTGTCTGCCTGGGTTCGAGGGCACAGACTGCGAAGTGGACATTGACGAGTGTGCCAGCGATCCCTGCCTAAATGGGGCCATCTGTCAGGACAAGGTGGACAG CTATGAGTGTGACTGTGAGGACACAGGCTTCCTGGGTGACCACTGTGAGGAGGACATCCCTGAGTGTGCGTCTGACCCGTGTCAGCACGGCGCCACCTGCCTGGAGGGAGTCAAAGAGTATACCTGTCTCTGTTGGCCTG GTTATGAGGGGGAGAACTGTGAGATGGACATTGATGAGTGTGCTGAGCAGCCATGTGAAAACGACGGCGAGTGTTTCGAGCGTTCCGACACATCCCACTGGGAGATGGACTGGGAGTTCAGGTTCGCCGACGCTGCCGGATACCTGTGCCAATGTCCACCCGGGTTCGCAG GAGAGAACTGTTCCGTGAACATTGATGAGTGTGAGTCTGAACCCTGCCAGAATAGAGGCTCTTGTGAGGATCAGGTGAATGGCTACACCTGTTTATGTCCGGAGGGATTTATGG GGGAAATTTGCGAAATCAACATTGATGAGTGCGAGAGCCAGCCATGTCTGAATGGTGCATGGTGCGAGGACGGCGTGGCCAGCTACACCTGCCACTGTCCTGAGGCTGAGCCTGACAAGCTGCCCTGGGGTGGCCACCACTGCGGCATCCAGCTCCTGGGCTGCGTGGATCAAGAATGCCAGAATGGCGCCACCTGCCACCCGTGGCTGGAAGAGGAAGAGCATGGCCACACCTGCCTTTGCCCTCACGGCTTCTACGGTGAACTCTGCTCCACACCCACCACCTTCTCATTCTCCAGTCCGGGCTTCGTCCTTATCATGGTCACCCTGgaagtggaagagaggaggaaacgGAGGCATGCTGAGCACCACCACCACGGGAAGGGAGTCCGGCTACGCTTTCGCACCACCTTGCCTGACATGGTGCTCTTCTACCGTGGCGATGCTGACAGCCACCTCTTGCTGGAGATTGTGGGTGGAGGTCTTCGCGCCAAGGCCTTCTCGGAGGATGCCGAGCTGGAGGTTGCATTTTCTGGGCTGGTCAGCGATGGAGACTGGCACGACGCTGACGTGTACGTGAACGAAGAGGAAGGGCTGGTTTTTAACCTGAAAGGTCCAGGATGCGATAGCGAAGGGTGCACGGTGAAGGATGGTGGTCCCAACGGGCCACACTTCGTTCCCTCTGAGGCGTTCGGTCACGTCTACGTGGGCGGTGCCCCCAGAGAGTTGCTGGAGCACACGAAGAGTGGCCACGGGTTTGTGGGGTGTGTGGAGGACCTACTGATCGACTTCAAGGACATCCTGCCCCAGAACCTTCCAGAGGAGCAGGCCAATGAGATGGAGCTAGGCTGTAGCAAGACAGAGTGGTGCGAACCTGACCCCTGCTCCGGTCAAGGCCACTGTGTGGACCTGTGGATCAGCCACCGCTGCGACTGCTACCGGCCCTACCACGGTCACAGCTGCGCCGATG AGTTCCCCTCCTGGACATACAGCCATGAGGAATCTGTGAGCTACAGTGCCTATGACATTGGCACTGATCACGGCGCCAACTTCAGCGTCTCCTTCTTCCTGCGGTCTCTGAAGCCCGATGGCCTGCTCTTCCAGCTGAGGCGACCCGGAGAGGACGGAGAAGAGGGCGAGGCCTACTTTAATGTTTTCCTGGGCATGGGGAGAGTCCTGGTCAGCTCCGTCCCCGAAAGCCACCCACTGACGGCACCCATCGTCGTGACCACCGGCAAAAAGCAACTTCTACACGTCGAGGTCCAGTATGGACGGGTGTTCTTCCAGCACGCCGGCCTGCGCTACGGAATAGGTGAGGTTCCCGAGGTGGAGGTGCACAGTGGGGACCTGGCCTACGTAGGGGGTCTCCCCAGGGAGGGGGAAAACTCTGAGGCCTGGGGGGGACACTTCAAGGGCTGCCTGCAGGACCTGCGTCTGGACGGAGCGCATCTGGACGTGGATGCATGGAACAGCACACTAAATAACTCAGAGGGAGAGGTCTACTTCCCCGCCGATGCTGAGAATGTAGAGCCGGGCTGTATTAGCGACAACACCTGCCAG CCGGAGCCATGCCAGAACGGAGGAGACTGCACCATCACGTGGAATGGCTTTGCATGTTCTTGTCCTGTGGCTTTCACTGGGAAGACCTGCGAGACGCGCGTGTGGTGTGTCAGTGACCCGTGTGTCAATGGTGGACATTGTGTGGACCTGACTGATGGATATGAGT GTGTGACCAACGCTACCTTCGAGAACAACCCGGTGCAGTACAGTGCAGAGGGTTCCTTGGGCTCGTCTCTGACCCACGTGTACCTGGAGCTCCGTACCCGCTCAGAGAATGCCGTGCTGCTCCGTGCCTCCCACGGGGCCGAGCTCCTACTGGTGGGACTGCTGGACTCCTCTATCCGTGTCGAGATCCACGGTGGCAACAGTGTGGAGGTGCTGACCTTCTCCGGTGTGCGACACGTGGCCGACGGCGGATGGCACCGGGTGAGCATTTCCATGGCTGACCCTGATAGCGAGGCGTCACACTGGGTCATCACCGTGGATGGCATCACTGACGCCAGCAGCACCCCAGAGGAGGCAGGTGCCCTGCACTTCCTCAACGAAGAAGGGGCGGAGGTCGCTATCGCCGAGAGCTTCACAGGCTGCCTGGGCGCCGTAAGGGTCAGCGGGGTCTATCTACCATTTGTGGATGACCTACACCCGCCACAGCCTGCCCACTTCCACAGAACGAGCGACGAGGAGATTCGTATGGGCTGTATGAGTGAGGATGTATGCCATTCGGACCCCTGTCAGAATGGCGCCATGTGCAAGGATCTCTTTAACAAGTTTGACTGTGTTTGCAAGCCAGGTTGGGAGGGAGAAAATTGCGAGGTGGACACGGACGAGTGCGCATCTGGGCCCTGCGTCCACGGCACCTGCATGGATGAGTTGGCAGGTTTCGAGTGCGTGTGCAACCCGGGGTTTGGGGGCGTTTCTTGCGATGAGGACCTGAATGAGTGTGAGGAACATGGCTGTGAGAACGGGGGCTCCTGCATGGACCGGGTGAACAGCTACACCTGCGAGTGCACAGACGACTACACCGGCCCACTCTGCCA GTGGACTTATCCCCCACTGACATGCGAAGAGGATGTTCAGTGTGAAAACGGGATCTGCCATGACGGACTGTGGGGGGCCAATTGTACCTGTGTGCCCGGTTTTGCAGGGGAGAG GTGTGAAACGGAGATAGATGAGTGTGAGTCGAACCCCTGTCAGAATGGTGGATCGTGTATCGATCGAGTAAACAGGTTCTGGTGTGTTTGCCTGCCTGGCTACAGCGGTCTGTTCTGCGATACAAGC AAACAGCCCCAGAAAGAGAGGGTGCCGTGGCTGGTGATAGCCATCCCCCTGGTGTGCCTCTGTGTCCTGCTGGCTGTCATTGGCATCACCTTCATGGTGCTCACCGCCCGCAAGAAACGCCAGTCAGAGGGCGCCTACAGCCCCAGCACTCAGGAGGTGGCCGGGGCGCGTCTGGAGATGGACAGCATGCTCAAGGTTCCCCCAGAGGAGCGGCTCATCTGA